The window TTATGTAACAGTCTTATTTTATTCTTGCTTTTACCATTTTCAAAAACATCCTTTTTCAGTGGATTTATTTCATAATTAATTTGTTACATGTAACAAATCTCCTATTCATCTAACTAATCGTACATCATCAAAACATTAATTCCTATACAAGAGATCTACTACTTTAAAATAAACTAATGCAAACATCCTTTTTAAAAATTACCGCTGCCACCGCAGCGCTCTGTTTCAGTACCCTGGCAATAGCCCAACAAACCTATTCTGTAAGTGGAACTGTGAAAGACAAAAAAAACGGTGAGCTGTTAATCGGAGTATCGGTAAAAGTAAGTGAAGATCCTTCCATCAACGTTGCAGCCAATGAATATGGATTTTATTCTCTTTCCCTGCCTGCAGGCAATTATACCATCATTATTTCCAATCCGGGATATAAAGATTTTGAACAACAGATTACAGTAGATCAGAATATGAAACTTGATCTGCCTCTTCTGCCTCAGGAAGAGACAACAAAGGCCATTGACGAAGTAGTTGTGACTGCTGTTAAAAAGGATAAAAATTTAACCTCTGCTCAAATGGGAGCAGAAACGTTGAATATAAAAAGTATTGAAAAGCTCCCTGTTCTTTTTGGGGAAAAGGATGTGATGAAAACCATACAGCTTTTACCGGGTATCAAAAGTAACGGTGAGGGAAGCAGCGGATTCAGTGTAAGAGGCGGCGCTACCGACCAGAATCTTATATTACTGGATGAAGCCCCGGTTTATAACGCGTCCCACCTTCTTGGGTTTTTCAGCACCTTCAACAGTGATGCTCTGAAAGATGCCAGTATCATCAAAGGAAACAGTCCTGCACAGTACGGAGGCCGGCTTTCGTCTGTACTGGATGTCAAAATGAAAGACGGAAATAATAAGGACTACAACCTGAATGGTGGAATCGGTCTGATCAGCAGCAGGCTGAGTGTAGAAGGTCCTATTCAGAAGGAAAAATCATCATTCATTGTTTCAGGAAGAAGAACTTATGCCGATTTGTTTCTTAAAACCAACAAAGATTATAAAGACAACAAGTTATATTTTTATGATCTCAACCTGAAAGCCAATTATCAGATCAATGAAAATAACCGTATTTATCTTTCAGGATACTTTGGAAGAGATGTTCTGGGATTGGGAGACACCTTCAATACAGACTGGGGAAATACAACAGCTACTTTGAGATGGAACAGCATTATCAGTAGTAAGTTATTCTCCAATACTTCATTTATCTACAGTAATTATGATTATAAAATCAGTCTGAAAAACGATGATACTGTATTTGATTTAAATTCAAAAATACGTGACTGGAATCTTAAGCAGGATTTCACCTGGTTTGCCGGGAACAAGCATTCTGTACGTTTCGGCCTCCAGTCTATTTATCATACTCTTACTCCAAGCAGTGCTTCTGGTACTACGGTGAGCAGCTTTCCAAGAAATCCGAGATATTCATGGGAAAATGCGGTTTACATCAACGATGATTTTAAAGCAACGGAAAAGTTAACCATCAATTACGGGGTAAGACTTGCCATGTTCAGTGTATTGGGAGGAGATACATTCAATACGTATGAAAACGGGGTACTTACCGACAGTGAATTCTTAGAGAAAGGAAAATTCGGAAAAACGTATGTGAATCCTGAACCAAGAATTAGCGCAAACTACCGAATCAATGAAGTAAGCAGTGTGAAAGGAGGCTATTCACGCAACACGCAGAATCTTCACCTTTTGAGCAACAGCAACAGCGGAAACCCTACTGACCAGTGGATAGGAAGCAGCTATACGGTAAAACCTGAAATTGCAGACCAGATCAGTGTGGGCTACAGCAGGAATTTCAACAACAATAATTATGAGTTGAATGCTGAAGTTTATTACAAATCCATGAAAAATCAGATCGACTTCAAAAACGGGGCTCAGATTGGATTTGATGCCGGATCTGATGTAGAAAGTGAACTGTTGTTCGGAAAAGGAAGAGCTTATGGTCTTGAACTTATTGCTAAAAAGAAAAGCGGAAAACTTACAGGATGGATTTCCTATACCCTTTCTAAAACGGAAAGAAAGATCAACGGAATTAATAATAATGAATGGTACAATGCCAGAATGGATAAAACCCACGATCTATCCATTGTTGCCACTTACCAGCTTAATCCAAAATGGAGCTTCTCAGGATTGTTTGTTTACAGCACAGGAAACGCCGTTACCTTCCCTACCGGAAAATATGAGCTGAACGGTCAAACCATATTCCAGTACAGCAACAGAAATGCTGACAGAATGCCTGCCTATCACAGAATGGACCTGAGTGCTACTTATGAACCAGTTTCCAATAAGCGATTCCGCGGTTCATGGACGTTCGGTATTTATAACCTGTACGGCAGAGAGAATG of the Chryseobacterium viscerum genome contains:
- a CDS encoding TonB-dependent receptor, whose product is MQTSFLKITAATAALCFSTLAIAQQTYSVSGTVKDKKNGELLIGVSVKVSEDPSINVAANEYGFYSLSLPAGNYTIIISNPGYKDFEQQITVDQNMKLDLPLLPQEETTKAIDEVVVTAVKKDKNLTSAQMGAETLNIKSIEKLPVLFGEKDVMKTIQLLPGIKSNGEGSSGFSVRGGATDQNLILLDEAPVYNASHLLGFFSTFNSDALKDASIIKGNSPAQYGGRLSSVLDVKMKDGNNKDYNLNGGIGLISSRLSVEGPIQKEKSSFIVSGRRTYADLFLKTNKDYKDNKLYFYDLNLKANYQINENNRIYLSGYFGRDVLGLGDTFNTDWGNTTATLRWNSIISSKLFSNTSFIYSNYDYKISLKNDDTVFDLNSKIRDWNLKQDFTWFAGNKHSVRFGLQSIYHTLTPSSASGTTVSSFPRNPRYSWENAVYINDDFKATEKLTINYGVRLAMFSVLGGDTFNTYENGVLTDSEFLEKGKFGKTYVNPEPRISANYRINEVSSVKGGYSRNTQNLHLLSNSNSGNPTDQWIGSSYTVKPEIADQISVGYSRNFNNNNYELNAEVYYKSMKNQIDFKNGAQIGFDAGSDVESELLFGKGRAYGLELIAKKKSGKLTGWISYTLSKTERKINGINNNEWYNARMDKTHDLSIVATYQLNPKWSFSGLFVYSTGNAVTFPTGKYELNGQTIFQYSNRNADRMPAYHRMDLSATYEPVSNKRFRGSWTFGIYNLYGRENAYTINFEDNPDRPGTTRAMQTSLFRWVPNITYNFKF